A stretch of Microtus pennsylvanicus isolate mMicPen1 chromosome 5, mMicPen1.hap1, whole genome shotgun sequence DNA encodes these proteins:
- the LOC142849527 gene encoding interferon-induced very large GTPase 1-like, with amino-acid sequence MATAKCIPAEPQPRRQDLQEMLTEVGLSVDYWLPKLKEDMGVTCAQNLQQLEEEDLQKLKSQTQHTWEEKALEKLLDLSQSNSVAEFQKTSGEMIESRQQQAEQALQELMDLQSEGRHEEEEEEERKEAELRQAMEIPEECWPGPEVPLKDITETMERQPGNMEQKLTYRGNLPDRELVRWASGGLALQGIYKTCHKKNLVARREELLRVPKEFVVFGSEKAKRMEAKEFTSYQEETLFTKNVEKLGFGAMTSATGGSWGFSQECGRDQSKHSESKGTHQSYSEQSYFCSAKFSFVPLVSFHFRIDELQLSTAALKELKIIEEQLEHTDGPDRFLLLRNRTENFFNRFGSHANQGPLHLGGIYWWKAFSEGFRSDQLDCVKQHTEEALDSYIRAGYNGFRVKFMAGITKSNSHSVRSCQNSTNQQLQIKVQLSVAQIGGPPEANGIVQWTTGLLASNKTWCVIDREHQLVPIWDIILSNHRSNFKDPFLVANCLAENYSALTGLDACIQAGEHMLIPEEEAGHILDDVKSWEVSNPEEKLKKLMSFMQTLAHKTKGYDIWINRCLKDLDLQIFLINTVNFCKNPSIQKILFIQPQLHSLLEPHVKKVKYFPQVKSMIQWIDQTESEEKQVKITELSEFLKTLKEIQKALVEANDKSESLETVEEAQRKATCEVTKALSSFLNSLREAEQPDMQLLLLCIAAGAGYQLESNVFQPLLGCAEINFLLDEIQTVQHRYQELKTTCTDRAQAFLVLKALTTTVNVSEISPEEKTQRLGLIRQHMEHLQLSTKFGQVLTKFETDHDWENLENDLRLFIDGNYEDTISALKVEEMKKQLQSLDLEKKETYNQQDNENNQKENIEKGPLLDLLQRLGLEHHYPKRMSRADFHLIYKTSVYNTQSRSEQELPFYFLQKLLMLDCGFRHLVFKNNGNADTQNSVGPDNSENESFDPYEEFFDDRYKFTNSSTTESRPHIHPMDIQMAIFHCADDLARQYILSKLSICQFALPLVVPNPNTSQMEFSLWSLRQIRRSWQESSKSAQNKSYSHRNQQMCCVSTPIVSFIRVGKGFSASKSQIMNSLLSKRKHDVFFHRHCRGSSKDCLLMQGVVEVCWFCPGDKSEDIFDKCVTFTNLHGDAKDHRQQLSFLQDVSSVIVVLMSASDDNKENQNLVRYLCQSSRSLICLTDDKEKATANFSGKRMRIGIKNRNEAELTEELTNAIKLLLELSGHPLSLEDCSKIARKQGFLIDEDQREIKEAKEKAQTIMDLLKLSKLPEIKENLLPLQGQLWHLWCKKDKELYHLRERGNRSIEQHKSKIEVEKQKIRCQQFNKAFPLNPLMCSVLQILQEDLEIYPKLYFLHWINMVLEKLTSGHLENLHGKQQSLWSLLQAEKQTADRNSSLTLWQEQIEAISTEILNCTLGIEHLLREVGQIYEALEETSSSRDSLFLCLPQIAADLMVAGVPIELMDGDASYVPLKWVAAVFDKISEKVGDKRLFVLSILGLQSSGKSTLLNALFGLQFTASAGRCTKGAYMQLLKVEETFTEELGFDFVLVVDTEGLRAPELNNKSHHRDNELATFVIGLGNLTLINIFGENPSEMQDILQIVAQAFLRMKQVKISPSCFFVHQNVGEVTAKDQTMEGRRRLEQRLDEMTALAAEQEECSNITRFRDVIRFDVNSHVYYFAHLWDGNPPMAPPNPHYSHNVQELKAGILRTAQHESRGKIMKISDVKFRVQDLWKALVSENFIFSFRNTQEIISMSKLEAMYNHWTWELRSYVLDLQNQLTNQIENGKILILTPRTLEGPISTKYETIKEDFDKYFEEDTDRETLVQWKSSFEHKLLMLKDALTSDTRRKCSELISLKQSQERLDNQKSQYENELLERSRELALSVKGKEFNDEELREKFNQLWTSWIYKVSLTAPPVTEPDIDWDAENILLEHFKKEKNIVERLKKNSGKMFEINYAKHVQVKKRFGVIPRCLEICHKESIKKTTSNISLRFEEIIENIWKQRRDYSQNDFHVILKIIEKELKSVPPEEDYTFTKEYNIDLSVCLFEKASKNFKEINKEFNRVYDPVNYLERKKDDFFISFKISCQGATSITSFVDFLWLKLTPAISATIWEKMSLKVAGDMRAACAEFNGNRANLEKHILIFLAEEENFDNYWQYIHHPESFFRAYIRDRIRRYLSAKEGEKIKTFIKIILADIKNVILSAIHESTAVTKDNSTASRWLNLFCDHLGSNLIFPRRDLISIEHLEIKDTEFLKEVMSAALDPALKKVKEDCSSKPIDKIIPDIEKILSEHLCGCWKQCPFCKAICTNTIPEHDGDHSVPFHRPQAVNGWHYYKTDYFATDCCTTCVASDSSFILDDLRRFPYKKYRAAGGNFATWSITPDSSTQPYWKWFVCRFRSKLEKKYEKKFTKLGTIPYSWTKITKEEVLDDLEYNNCQHKQ; translated from the exons ATGGCAACAGCAAAGTGCATCCCTGCTGAGCCTCAGCCTAGAAGGCAAGATCTCCAGGAGATGCTGACAGAAGTGGGGTTGTCTGTTGACTACTGGCTTCCTAAACTTAAGGAAGACATGGGTGTGACCTGTGCCCAGAACTTACAACAATTAGAAGAAGAAGATCTCCAGAAGCTGAAGTCccagacacagcacacatgggAAGAAAAGGCTCTGGAGAAGCTGCTTGACCTCTCACAGTCAAACAGTGTTGCAGAGTTCCAGAAGACTTCAGGGGAGATGATAGAGAGCAGACAGCAGCAGGCAGAACAGGCACTGCAGGAACTGATGGACCTGCAGTCAGAAGGGAgacat gaggaggaggaggaggaggagaggaaagaagcagaGCTGAGACAAGCAATGGAGATCCCTGAAGAGTGCTGGCCAGGACCTGAAGTACCCCTCAAAGATATCACTGAAACAATGGAGAGACAACCAGGAAACATGGAGCAGAAACTGACCTACAGGGGAAATCTGCCAGATAGAGAACTAGTTAGATGGGCTTCTGGAGGGCTAGCCCTGCAGGGAATATACAAGACGTGCCATAAAAAGAACCTGGTGGCAAGGAGAGAAGAACTACTCAGGGTCCCCAAGGAATTTGTCGTCTTTGGATCTGAGAAAGCCAAAAGAATGGAAGCAAAAGAATTCACATCTTATCAAGAAGAAACCCTGTTTACCAAAAATGTGGAGAAGCTGGGATTTGGAGCAATGACATCAGCCacaggtggatcctggggattTAGTCAAGAATGTGGTAGAGATCAAAGCAAACATTCAGAATCTAAGGGCACACACCAGTCATATTCAGAGCAGTCTTATTTCTGCTCAGCCAAGTTCAGCTTTGTCCCGCTGGTCTCCTTCCACTTTCGAATTGATGAGCTCCAGCTCTCCACTGCTGCTCTCAAGGAACTGAAGATTATTGAGGAACAACTGGAACACACTGATGGACCAGACAGATTCCTCTTACTGAGGAACAGGACTGAAAACTTCTTCAACAGATTTGGTTCTCATGCTAATCAAGGCCCTCTGCATCTTGGGGGAATCTACTGGTGGAAGGCCTTTTCAGAGGGTTTCAGAAGTGACCAGCTGGATTGTGTGAAGCAGCACACAGAAGAGGCCTTGGATAGTTACATAAGGGCAGGCTACAATGGCTTTAGAGTCAAATTTATGGCAGGAATAACAAAATCAAACTCACATTCAGTAAGATCCTGCCAAAATTCAACTAATCAACAGCTCCAAATCAAAGTCCAATTATCTGTAGCCCAGATAGGTGGACCACCAGAAGCAAATGGAATTGTTCAGTGGACAACTGGCCTTCTCGCCAGCAACAAAACCTGGTGTGTCATTGACCGAGAACATCAGCTGGTACCCATTTGGGACATCATCCTATCAAATCACAGAAGCAATTTTAAGGACCCCTTTCTGGTAGCTAACTGCCTGGCAGAAAACTACTCTGCTCTGACTGGCCTTGATGCCTGCATCCAGGCTGGAGAACATATGTTGATCCCTGAGGAGGAAGCAGGGCATATCCTGGATGATGTGAAATCCTGGGAGGTCTCTAACCCTGAAGAGAAACTTAAGAAACTGATGAGTTTTATGCAAACACTGGCCCACAAAACAAAAGGTTATGACATATGGATTAATAGGTGTCTCAAAGATTTAGATCTGCAGATTTTTCTCATAAACACTGTCAACTTTTGCAAAAACCCATCCATTCAAAAAATTCTGTTTATTCAACCTCAGTTACACAGTCTTCTAGAACCTCATGTCAAAAAAGTAAAGTACTTTCCTCAGGTGAAGTCAATGATTCAGTGGATCGACCAGACAGAGTCAGAGGAAAAGCAAGTCAAAATCACTGAATTGTCTGAATTCCTTAAAACTTTGAAAGAAATCCAAAAAGCTCTCGTGGAAGCAAATGACAAATCTGAGTCCCTAGAAACAGTCGAAGAGGCTCAAAGAAAAGCTACCTGTGAGGTCACCAAAGCTCTTAGCTCCTTCTTGAACTCTCTCAGAGAAGCGGAGCAGCCAGACATGCAGCTGCTACTACTCTGCATTGCAGCTGGTGCAGGTTATCAGCTGGAAAGCAATGTTTTCCAGCCTCTCCTGGGGTGCGCTGAGATAAATTTCCTACTGGATGAAATACAAACTGTCCAACACAGATATCAGGAGCTAAAAACTACCTGCACTGACAGGGCACAGGCATTCCTAGTGCTCAAAGCTCTGACCACCACAGTGAATGTCTCAGAGATTTCTCCAGAAGAAAAAACACAACGCTTGGGATTAATAAGACAGCATATGGAGCATTTACAATTGTCTACAAAATTTGGACAAGTCCTCACAAAATTTGAAAcagatcatgattgggaaaatCTAGAGAATGATTTGAGATTATTCATTGATGGGAATTATGAAGACACCATCTCTGCTTTGAAagtggaagaaatgaaaaaacaacTGCAAAGTCTTGACCTTGAAAAGAAAGAGACTTATAATCAACAAGATAATGAAAACAACCAAAAGGAAAACATAGAAAAGGGACCGTTGCTAGATTTACTCCAGCGTCTAGGTCTAGAACATCACTACCCAAAAAGGATGAGCAGAGCTGACTTCCATCTGATCTATAAGACTTCTGTGTACAATACACAGTCAAGATCTGAACAGGAACTTCCCTTCTATTTCCTACAAAAGCTACTGATGCTAGATTGTGGGTTCAGACATCTAGTCttcaaaaataatggaaatgcaGACACCCAAAACTCTGTAGGTCCTGACAACTCAGAAAATGAGTCTTTTGATCCATATGAAGAGTTCTTTGATGACAGATATAAATTTACTAATTCTTCAACCACTGAGTCCCGGCCCCACATTCACCCAATGGACATCCAGATGGCCATTTTTCACTGTGCAGATGATCTTGCAAGGCAATACATTTTGTCTAAACTTTCCATTTGTCAATTTGCACTCCCCCTTGTGGTGCCAAATCCCAACACTTCTCAAATGGAATTCTCTCTCTGGTCTCTCAGACAAATCAGGAGAAGTTGGCAAGAGTCAAGTAAATCAGCACAGAACAAGAGCTACAGTCACAGGAATCAGCAGATGTGCTGTGTCTCTACCCCCATTGTGTCCTTCATTAGAGTTGGAAAAGGCTTCTCTGCTTCCAAATCTCAGATCATGAACTCTCTCCTCAGTAAACGTAAACATGATGTGTTTTTTCACAGGCACTGCAGAGGAAGCAGCAAAGACTGTCTCCTGATGCAGGGAGTGGTGGAGGTCTGCTGGTTCTGTCCTGGGGACAAAAGTGAGGACATATTTGACAAGTGTGTGACCTTCACCAATCTTCATGGAGATGCCAAGGACCATAGGCAACAACTCAGCTTCCTGCAGGATGTCTCTTCTGTCATTGTGGTCCTCATGTCAGCTTCTGAtgataataaagaaaaccaaaaccttgTAAGATACCTCTGTCAGTCATCAAGATCCCTGATCTGTTTGACTGATGACAAAGAAAAAGCCACAGCCAATTTTTCTGGTAAAAGAATGAGAATTGGCATCAAGAATAGAAATGAGGCAGAGTTAACAGAGGAACTCACAAACGCCATCAAACTTTTACTAGAACTCTCTGGCCATCCACTCAGCTTAGAGGACTGTTCAAAGATAGCTAGAAAACAAGGATTTCTGATTGATGAAGATCAAAGAGAAAttaaggaagccaaagaaaaggcacagactataatggacctcctgaaactatcAAAGTTACCTGAGATAAAAGAAAACTTGCTGCCGCTGCAGGGACAACTTTGGCACCTTTGGTGTAAGAAGGACAAGGAACTCTATCATCTGAGAGAAAGGGGGAATCGGAGCATTGAACAACACAAGAGTAAAATAGaggtagaaaaacagaaaatacgaTGTCAGCAATTTAATAAGGCCTTTCCTCTCAATCCCTTAATGTGCTCTGTCCTACAAATTCTCCAAGAAGATTTAGAAATTTACCCCAAACTATATTTCTTACACTGGATAAATATGGTTTTGGAAAAGCTAACTTCAGGACACTTGGAGAATTTGCACGGAAAGCAACAATCTTTGTGGTCACTGCTACAGGCAGAAAAGCAAACGGCAGACAGAAACAGCTCCCTGACACTCTGGCAGGAGCAGATAGAAGCCATCTCTACTGAGATTCTTAACTGCACTTTAGGAATTGAGCACCTTCTCCGAGAAGTTGGCCAGATCTATGAAGCTCTGGAAGAAACTTCCTCCTCTAGAGACAgcctttttctctgcctccctcagatTGCTGCAGATTTGATGGTAGCTGGTGTTCCTATTGAGCTGATGGATGGGGATGCTTCATATGTGCCTCTAAAGTGGGTGGCAGCTGTTTTTGACAAGATCTCAGAGAAAGTTGGAGACAAAAGACTGTTTGTTCTCTCCATCCTCGGTCTGCAGAGCTCAGGGAAATCCACCCTACTGAATGCACTATTTGGGCTGCAGTTCACAGCCAGTGCAGGCAGGTGCACCAAGGGGGCCTACATGCAGCTCCTGAAGGTGGAAGAGACATTCACAGAGGAGCTTGGCTTTGATTTTGTGCTTGTTGTAGACACAGAAGGACTTCGGGCTCCAGAACTCAACAACAAATCCCACCATCGGGACAATGAGTTGGCAACATTTGTCATTGGCCTTGGAAACTTGACTCTGATCAATATTTTTGGGGAGAATCCATCAGAGATGCAGGATATCCTACAAATAGTGGCCCAGGCCTTTCTGAGAATGAAACAAGTGAAAATCTCCCCCAGTTGTTTCTTTGTCCATCAGAATGTGGGAGAAGTTACAGCTAAAGACCAAACTATGGAAGGACGAAGGAGACTGGAGCAGAGACTGGATGAGATGACAGCATTAGCTGCTGAACAGGAAGAGTGCTCAAACATAACCCGCTTCCGTGATGTAATTAGATTTGATGTCAATAGTCATGTCTACTACTTTGCTCACCTCTGGGATGGCAATCCCCCAATGGCCCCTCCCAATCCTCACTATAGCCACAATGTCCAGGAGTTGAAGGCTGGGATTCTTAGGACTGCTCAGCATGAATCCAGGGGAAAGATCATGAAGATCTCAGATGTAAAATTTCGAGTTCAGGATTTGTGGAAAGCCCTGGTCAGTGAGAACttcattttcagtttcaggaacacCCAAGAAATTATATCCATGAGCAAACTGGAAGCCATGTATAACCACTGGACCTGGGAGCTGAGGAGTTATGTGCTGGATTTACAGAATCAGTTGACCAATCAGATAGAAAATGGGAAAATACTGATACTCACACCCAGGACACTTGAGGGTCCAATCAGTACAAAATATGAAACCATCAAGGAAGATTTTGACAAATATTTTGAAGAAGACACAGATAGAGAAACATTGGTACAATGGAAATCAAGCTTTGAACATAAGTTACTAATGCTTAAAGATGCACTTACTTCAGACACCAGAAGGAAATGCAGTGAGCTCATCAGTCTTAAACAAAGTCAAGAAAGACTAGATAACCAAAAGTCACAATATGAAAATGAACTGTTAGAGAGGAGCCGAGAGTTGGCTTTGAGTGTGAAGGGTAAAGAATTCAATGATGAAGAGTTGCGTGAGAAGTTCAATCAACTTTGGACAAGTTGGATCTACAAAGTTTCTTTGACTGCACCTCCTGTCACAGAGCCTGACATTGATTGGGATGCTGAAAATATCCTTCTGGAGCatttcaaaaaggagaaaaacattgTAGAAAGACTTAAAAAGAACTCTGGAAAGATGTTTGAGATTAATTATGCCAAACATGTCCAAGTGAAAAAAAGGTTTGGGGTAATTCCAAGGTGTTTAGAAATCTGTCATAAAGAATCCATTAAGAAGACTACTAGTAACATTTCTTTAAGATTTGAGGAAATAATTGAAAACATTTGGAAGCAAAGGCGCGATTACAGTCAGAATGATTTTCATGTAATCTTAAAGATAATAGAAAAAGAACTGAAATCTGTTCCCCCTGAGGAAGACTACACATTTACCAAAGAGTACAACATTGATTTATCTGTATGCTTATTTGAAAAAGCATCTAAGAATTTCAAGGAAATAAACAAGGAATTCAATAGAGTATATGATCCTGTGAACTatctggagagaaaaaaagatgacTTCTTCATCAGTTTTAAAATCTCCTGCCAAGGTGCCACCTCCATCACATCGTTTGTGGACTTCCTGTGGCTCAAGCTCACTCCTGCTATCTCTGCCACTATATGGGAGAAAATGAGCCTTAAAGTAGCTGGAGACATGAGAGCTGCCTGCGCTGAATTCAATGGAAACAGAGCTAACCTGGAGAAACATATTCTCATTTTTCTGGCAGAAGAAGAAAACTTTGATAACTATTGGCAGTACATTCATCATCCAGAATCCTTTTTCAGGGCTTACATTAGAGACCGTATTAGAAGATACTTGTCAGCAAAAGAAGgtgaaaaaataaagacttttataaaaataattttagctgACATCAAGAATGTCATCCTCTCTGCCATTCATGAGTCCACAGCAGTAACTAAAGATAACAGCACTGCTTCTCGCTGGTTGAATTTGTTCTGTGATCACCTAGGGAGCAACCTGATCTTTCCAAGAAGAGACCTCATAAGCATCGAGCACCTGGAGATAAAGGACACTGAGTTTCTCAAAGAAGTCATGAGTGCAGCTTTGGATCCTGCACTGAAGAAAGTAAAAGAGGACTGCTCAAGTAAGCCCATAGATAAAATTATTCCTGACATTGAGAAAATTCTCTCTGAACATCTCTGTGGCTGCTGGAAGCAGTGTCCTTTTTGTAAAGCAATTTGTACCAACACCATTCCCGAACATGATGGAGATCACAGTGTGCCATTCCACCGTCCTCAGGCTGTCAATGGATGGCATTATTATAAAACAGACTACTTTGCCACTGACTGCTGTACTACTTGTGTAGCAAGTGAcagttcatttattttagatGACCTCCGGAGGTTCCCATACAAGAAATATCGAGCAGCAGGAGGTAATTTTGCCACATGGAGCATCACCCCAGACTCATCTACCCAGCCATATTGGAAATGGTTTGTCTGTCGCTTCAGATCAAAGCTTGaaaaaaagtatgaaaaaaaatttacaaagttAGGTACTATTCCATATTCATGGACCAAAATCACAAAGGAAGAAGTACTTGATGACTTGGAATATAATAATTgccaacataaacaataa